Proteins found in one Triticum aestivum cultivar Chinese Spring chromosome 4D, IWGSC CS RefSeq v2.1, whole genome shotgun sequence genomic segment:
- the LOC123098691 gene encoding 15-cis-phytoene desaturase, chloroplastic/chromoplastic: MDTGCLSSMNIAGAKQVRSFAGQLHTQRCFTSSSVQALKTSHRTTFSSTSPGLRNKGKGSRRGLRALQVVCQDFPRPPLENTINYLEAGQLSSSFRSSERPSKPLQVVIAGAGLAGLSTAKYLADAGHKPIVLEARDVLGGKLAAWKDEDGDWYETGLHIFFGAYPNVQNLFAELGISDRLQWKEHSMIFAMPNKPGEYSRFDFPETLPAPLNGVWAILKNNEMLTWPEKVKFAIGLLPAMLGGQAYVEAQDGLTVSEWMEKQGVPDRVNDEVFIAMSKALNFINPDELSMQCILIALNRFLQEKHGSKMAFLDGNPPERLCMPIVNHIQSLGGEVRLNSRIQKIELNPDGTVKHFALTDGTQITGDAYVCAAPVDIFKLLVPQEWREISYFKRLDKLVGVPVINVHIWFDRKLKNTYDHLLFSRSSLLSVYADMSLACKEYYDPNRSMLELVFAPAEEWIGRSDTEIIEATMLELAKLFPDEIAADQSKAKILKYHVVKTPRSVYKTVPNCEPCRPLQRSPIEGFYLAGDYTKQKYLASMEGAVLSGKFCAQSIVQDSKMLSRRSQESLQSEAPVASQL; this comes from the exons ATGGACACCGGCTGTCTATCGTCTATGAACATAGCTGGAGCAAAGCAAGTAAGATCTTTTGCTGGGCAACTTCATACACAGAGGTGCTTCACAAGCAGCAGTGTCCAAGCACTAAAAACTAGCCATCGTACGACCTTTAGTTCGACTTCCCCTGGCTTAAGGAATAAAGGAAAAGGATCACGACGTGGACTTCGTGCTCTGCAG GTTGTTTGCCAAGATTTTCCAAGGCCTCCACTAGAGAACACAATTAACTATTTGGAAGCTGGCCAGCTTTCTTCGTCGTTTAGAAGCAGTGAACGCCCCAGTAAACCATTACAGGTCGTGATTGCTGGTGCAG GATTGGCTGGTCTATCAACTGCAAAGTACCTGGCAGATGCTGGCCATAAACCCATAGTGCTTGAGGCAAGAGATGTGTTGGGCGGAAAG TTAGCTGCATGGAAGGATGAAGATGGTGATTGGTACGAGACTGGCCTTCATATTTTTT TTGGAGCTTATCCCAATGTGCAGAATTTGTTTGCTGAGCTTGGTATTAGTGATCGCTTGCAATGGAAGGAACACTCCATGATATTTGCCATGCCAAACAAACCAGGAGAATACAGCCGTTTTGATTTCCCAGAGACTTTGCCGGCGCCCTTAAATG GAGTGTGGGCCATACTGAAAAACAATGAAATGCTTACTTggccggagaaggtgaagtttgctatTGGGCTTCTACCTGCAATGCTTGGTGGCCAAGCTTACGTTGAAGCTCAAGATGGCTTAACTGTTTCAGAATGGATGGAAAAGCAG GGTGTTCCTGATCGAGTCAACGACGAGGTTTTTATTGCAATGTCCAAGGCACTCAATTTCATAAACCCTGACGAGTTATCCATGCAGTGCATCCTGATTGCTCTAAACCGATTTCTCCAG GAGAAGCATGGCTCGAAAATGGCATTCTTGGATGGTAATCCTCCTGAAAGGCTATGCATGCCTATTGTTAACCACATTCAGTCTTTGGGTGGTGAGGTCCGGCTGAATTCTCGTATTCAGAAAATTGAACTGAACCCTGACGGAACTGTGAAGCACTTTGCACTTACTGATGGGACTCAAATAACTGGAGATGCATATGTTTGTGCAGCACCAG TCGATATCTTCAAGCTTCTTGTACCACAAGAGTGGAGAGAGATCTCTTATTTCAAAAGGCTGGATAAGTTGGTGGGAGTTCCTGTCATCAATGTTCATATATG GTTTGACAGAAAACTGAAAAACACGTATGACCACCTTCTTTTCAGCAG GAGTTCACTTTTAAGCGTTTATGCAGACATGTCTTTAGCGTGCAAG GAGTACTATGATCCAAACCGTTCAATGCTGGAGTTGGTCTTTGCTCCAGCAGAGGAATGGATCGGGCGGAGTGACACCGAAATCATCGAAGCAACTATGCTCGAGCTAGCCAAGTTGTTTCCTGATGAAATCGCTGCTGACCAGAGTAAAGCAAAGATTCTTAAATACCATGTTGTGAAGACACCGAG GTCCGTTTACAAGACCGTGCCGAATTGCGAACCTTGCCGACCACTGCAACGATCACCGATCGAAGGGTTCTATCTGGCCGGCGATTACACAAAGCAGAAATACTTGGCTTCCATGGAGGGTGCGGTTTTGTCAGGAAAGTTTTGTGCTCAGTCCATAGTGCAG GATTCTAAGATGCTGTCCCGCAGGAGCCAGGAGAGCCTGCAATCCGAAGCCCCCGTGGCTTCCCAGTTGTAG